Genomic window (Pirellulaceae bacterium):
CTAAGGACCTCCAAAGAAGTCCAGCTAAGAAAGCGACGCGCGAGGAATTACAAAGGCCCTGTTTCCCGATACGCTTGCCACTTCTGCCTTGTGGACCAACCAATGAACTTAACTGCTTGGCAGGTCACTCGAGCGCGACGAAAATCGTAACGGAGTGGGAGCGATCGATTTCGAGGCTGGATGACAACGGTGTTCGGTTGCCGTCGTGAAAGCGACGATGTTTTGGGTTGAATCAGATAACTCCATCACAACCGAACAGGCCTTGCCTCTCGCTATGGTACGGCGACGTGTCCCTCCTGATTAGGTATGTGATTAAAAGGATCTTCCGAATGTTCCCCGCAAATCACACAAACCCCCTGCGTTTGAGCACTACCGCCGGACGGATTGACTGGCGGAACTCGACTAGTCAACAGGACCAATTCATCGACCTTGCCTCCGTGCAGTTGAATCGTGGCAAGTTCCATAAAGACATTACGCGAATGTTCGTCATCGCTGAAGAATTCGACATGCGCGTCGCCATACACAAAATGGACACCGCCTGGATGATGACTGGAAAATGCCTCGTCGGCCGCATCATTGATCGCGAACGCCGCACTCCCCAGAACGAGGGCATATGGATTATCAGTTCCCAATCCGATCCCAGGCCAAGTTGCTCTCGGATGTTTCGACACTCGATCTGAGGACCGCTCACCCACCATGATGGTTTTGCTCGTCCCTGCTTCAAACTTTCGATATCTGACGCGACTATTGTGATAAAAAGGCCCTCGGGCGGGGTAGCCGTCGCATTGTCTTCCAGTTCCGATCAAGCGATTGCAGTCGACCAACTTGTTCGCGCCAAAGTTACCGACATAGTTGGCCTTAGGAAACTCAAACGCGCGGTGTCCGGAATGGTAAACAACAAGGCGACCGACGCTCACATCCGAGGGGCATTGCAACACATTAATAGGCAACTGACCGGCCGCGTTTTTCTCATGCAGCATCGGCCGCTGGAGAGACAATCGCTTTGCCAAAACGTCTTCTTCCAACAACGACAATAGATGGGCAGACCATGCCCAACTTCCTGGCCCTTGAACCTCGTGCTCATGAGTCGCGGAGCGCCCCATCCAACCCGGCGGCAAATGGCCACGTATACCGTGAAAAATCTGCAGAGCAATTCCGATTTGTCGCAGGTTGTTCTTGCATTGAGTTTGTCGCGCCGATTCGCGTGTCGATTGGATGGCTGGCAGAGCAAGAATCAAGAGAATTGCTATGACCGCAATCACGACCAAGAGTTCAATCAACGTGAATGCAGATTTTCGCATGGATTAAAAGCTCAACGAATCTTCGTTTTTTAAAATTTATCTTTAGACGAATAAATTGCAGCAGCCCATTCCCATTGTAACCCAAGGATTCGGCTCAATTGGGGCTAATTATTCGAGTTCCGCTCAGCACAAGTCGCATCGTCGGCGCACCTGGTTCATCGTGGTAGACCGCGATCATCGCTCAAGGACAGACCGCCCCAATCGCAACTCGGTAATCATCGTCCCGCACGGAGTTCGACAAGGAACTCGCGTTCGCAAACGCGGGCTACTTCTCTTATTCGCTGACAGTGAAGTTGCGAACGTTGTCACCCTGCTCGACGTTACAGGTCAACGAGGAAGTTGCATACCCTGCGTACGCTTTGTCAACGTGACGCCCATGATGGTGCTCGCGACTGGCATCCGCTGGACTCCGTTTTACAACAGGATTCGGCATGAGCATCTGAATGACGACGACCTGATGTTCTCCGGCGATCGCACCATCATTGACTTGGAAAGTACTCAGCTCGTACCTCCCATTACGATCAATGGTTCCCCGAGCGGTCACGTCGTGCTCTGGATTGTAGAACTCAATCGAACCAAACCGAACAGGATCGCCATCTTCGAATCGAACGCTTCCCGAAGTCGGGTACGTAGGCAGATGGCCTGCACTGCAACCAACAATCGCGAATGCACAGAGACTTAGAGCCAAAAAGGTAATGTGTTTCATTGACATTTTCAGATCAACACTAGCGATCTAACGAGGCCAGGCTGCTACCGTTGTTTCGGTGTGAAAGCTTCTCTAGCAGCCGTGTATTCGTATCCGTTGAGAGGCTGACGACCGAGCAGTCTGCCATGGCGAAGTTGCAGACTTGGGAATGAGCACTGCCAAATGCCAACGGACTTGCCCCCTCGTCGGATGCTCCAAAGGCGATCGGCGCGCCAGGTCCCGCAACACGGGCAAAGCCCCCTAGGTAGTCACCATCGAACGCGGGGGGATCTTCGGGAAACGCTTGGATCCGCGATCTC
Coding sequences:
- a CDS encoding DUF1559 domain-containing protein — protein: MRKSAFTLIELLVVIAVIAILLILALPAIQSTRESARQTQCKNNLRQIGIALQIFHGIRGHLPPGWMGRSATHEHEVQGPGSWAWSAHLLSLLEEDVLAKRLSLQRPMLHEKNAAGQLPINVLQCPSDVSVGRLVVYHSGHRAFEFPKANYVGNFGANKLVDCNRLIGTGRQCDGYPARGPFYHNSRVRYRKFEAGTSKTIMVGERSSDRVSKHPRATWPGIGLGTDNPYALVLGSAAFAINDAADEAFSSHHPGGVHFVYGDAHVEFFSDDEHSRNVFMELATIQLHGGKVDELVLLTSRVPPVNPSGGSAQTQGVCVICGEHSEDPFNHIPNQEGHVAVP